In a single window of the Thermofilum uzonense genome:
- a CDS encoding mechanosensitive ion channel domain-containing protein, translating to MSQENIPQKIRGATINLILWILLYIIVNALIFATIPSLIPSFKDLIDPYSTYIGIGLALFFGYMIVRSFSNLVYWMLRIRHPHSTAAAVRSIFTIMGIGALAAGIAGGAAGGAAGVALGGFIGMIIGYATQQVLGQAVAGLFVLLARPVRIGDYVNVAGEQGVIEDISTLFTQVKKDDGTIALIPNNQLVGSKIYIIKRSQ from the coding sequence GTGTCTCAGGAAAACATCCCTCAAAAAATCAGAGGAGCAACGATAAATCTCATACTTTGGATTTTACTCTATATAATCGTTAATGCCCTGATATTTGCTACCATACCCTCCCTTATCCCATCGTTCAAGGATCTTATAGACCCATATTCGACCTACATAGGGATAGGCCTCGCCTTATTCTTCGGCTACATGATCGTGAGAAGTTTCTCTAATCTCGTCTACTGGATGCTCCGCATACGCCACCCACACAGCACAGCCGCAGCCGTTAGAAGCATCTTCACGATAATGGGCATTGGAGCTCTAGCAGCAGGCATCGCCGGTGGAGCCGCGGGTGGAGCAGCCGGCGTGGCCCTCGGAGGCTTCATAGGTATGATCATAGGCTATGCTACTCAACAAGTCCTTGGCCAGGCTGTTGCAGGATTATTCGTGCTACTCGCCAGACCTGTAAGGATCGGAGACTATGTTAATGTTGCAGGAGAGCAGGGAGTAATAGAAGACATCTCAACACTTTTCACTCAGGTAAAGAAGGATGACGGGACCATTGCATTAATACCTAACAACCAACTCGTGGGCTCCAAGATTTATATAATTAAGAGGTCTCAGTAA
- a CDS encoding PhoU domain-containing protein → METRRIVRIGSSFYVALPKTWVQERVGGNGIVALTVEEDGSLKITPFSIRKQDEKKQVSLLCSKDLFRNIVSAYLRGFEVIEITVNPECRDDVLRTVERARQLLLGLELVGEEPGLVVLQSFTRPDYDLDSLVQRMSSTTLSMLNLSFRVVETGDLSLAEKILYMDDIVDRLYFLAVRIIRSRISDPSYPSSEKVKLVDTRVVVRNLENLGDLLEEFIRAGVVKGKVDWELYDRLASFQKRVVALALGESIVRENIYEEYLTLEDKLARARVILPPRFYETLEDMKSLLKDILDLS, encoded by the coding sequence GTGGAGACTAGAAGGATAGTAAGAATAGGGAGCAGTTTTTATGTCGCGCTCCCGAAAACATGGGTTCAGGAAAGGGTTGGAGGAAACGGTATAGTAGCTCTAACAGTGGAAGAGGACGGATCCCTTAAAATTACGCCGTTCTCAATTCGAAAGCAGGACGAGAAAAAACAAGTTAGTTTGTTGTGCAGCAAAGATCTCTTCAGAAACATCGTTTCAGCATATCTTCGAGGATTTGAGGTAATCGAGATAACAGTGAATCCAGAGTGCCGAGACGATGTTCTGAGAACTGTCGAAAGGGCTAGGCAGTTATTACTCGGGTTAGAGCTTGTGGGGGAGGAGCCTGGATTAGTTGTTCTGCAGTCCTTTACGAGGCCTGATTACGATCTGGACTCTTTAGTACAAAGGATGAGTTCTACAACCTTATCCATGTTGAATCTCTCGTTCCGTGTTGTCGAGACAGGGGATCTTTCCCTAGCTGAAAAGATCTTATACATGGATGATATAGTCGACAGACTATACTTCCTTGCTGTACGAATAATAAGAAGCAGGATATCGGATCCCTCATATCCCAGCTCTGAAAAGGTGAAGCTTGTAGATACGAGAGTAGTTGTACGTAATCTGGAGAACCTCGGAGACTTGCTGGAAGAATTTATACGCGCTGGGGTCGTGAAGGGTAAGGTTGACTGGGAGTTATACGACAGGCTAGCAAGCTTTCAAAAGAGGGTTGTAGCGCTTGCTCTGGGAGAGAGTATTGTAAGGGAAAATATCTATGAAGAATACTTAACTCTCGAAGACAAGTTAGCCAGGGCAAGGGTCATATTGCCACCAAGGTTTTATGAGACCTTAGAAGATATGAAGTCACTGTTAAAAGATATTCTTGACCTATCTTGA